A section of the Stenotrophomonas acidaminiphila genome encodes:
- a CDS encoding cysteine synthase — protein sequence MSQRAWVAAAIRKIEADFNRSADTHLIPVDLPGFPGIDVYLKDESSHPTGSLKHRLARSLFLYALANGWLREGCPVIEASSGSTAVSEAYFARLLGLPFIAVIPASTSPEKIAAIEFQGGRCHLVQRACDLNCESERLARETGGHFMDQFTYAERATDWRANNNIAESIFKQMAEEPHPVPEWIVCSPGTGGTAATLGRYVSYRRHDTLIMCADPEVSVFYDGYCAALAGADWRDLTCEGGSRVEGIGRPRVERSFIPTCVDAMVKVPDALSLAAMRHVSATLGRRVGGSTGTNFIGVLQAAQLMRDAGRDGSIVSILCDAGERYAHSYYDPAWYDHQGIDVAAADAAVAAAVNGQGLPALPCAWLEPSPYRS from the coding sequence ATGTCCCAGCGCGCCTGGGTGGCGGCGGCCATCCGCAAGATCGAAGCCGATTTCAACCGCTCGGCCGATACCCACCTGATCCCGGTGGACCTGCCCGGTTTCCCCGGCATCGACGTCTACCTGAAGGACGAATCCAGCCACCCGACCGGCAGCCTCAAGCACCGGCTGGCGCGCTCGCTGTTCCTGTACGCGCTGGCCAATGGCTGGCTGCGCGAGGGCTGCCCGGTGATCGAGGCGTCCAGCGGCTCGACCGCGGTGTCCGAGGCCTACTTCGCGCGCCTGCTGGGGCTGCCGTTCATCGCCGTGATCCCGGCCAGCACTTCGCCGGAGAAGATCGCCGCCATCGAGTTCCAGGGCGGGCGCTGCCACCTGGTGCAGCGCGCCTGCGACCTCAACTGCGAATCTGAACGGCTGGCACGCGAAACCGGCGGCCATTTCATGGACCAGTTCACCTATGCCGAGCGCGCCACCGACTGGCGCGCCAACAACAACATCGCCGAATCGATCTTCAAGCAGATGGCCGAGGAGCCGCATCCGGTACCGGAATGGATCGTCTGCAGTCCGGGCACCGGCGGCACCGCGGCCACGCTGGGGCGCTATGTCAGCTACCGCCGCCACGACACCCTGATCATGTGCGCGGACCCGGAGGTATCGGTGTTCTATGACGGCTACTGCGCCGCGCTGGCAGGGGCTGACTGGCGTGACCTGACCTGCGAAGGCGGCTCGCGTGTGGAGGGCATCGGCCGCCCGCGCGTGGAGCGCAGTTTCATCCCTACCTGTGTCGACGCCATGGTCAAGGTGCCCGATGCCCTGAGCCTGGCCGCCATGCGCCACGTCAGCGCCACCCTCGGGCGCCGCGTCGGCGGTTCCACCGGCACCAATTTCATCGGCGTGCTGCAGGCCGCGCAGCTGATGCGCGATGCCGGCCGTGACGGGTCCATCGTCAGCATCCTCTGCGATGCCGGCGAGCGCTATGCGCACAGCTATTACGACCCCGCCTGGTACGACCACCAGGGGATCGACGTGGCCGCCGCCGACGCCGCCGTCGCCGCGGCGGTGAACGGGCAGGGGCTGCCGGCGCTGCCTTGTGCGTGGCTCGAGCCGTCGCCATATCGGAGCTGA
- a CDS encoding DNA polymerase IV produces MRKIIHIDMDAFYASVEQRDDPALRGRPVVVAWRGARSVVCAASYEARRFGVRSAMPAVRAERLCPDAVFVPPDFARYKAVSRQIREIFLQHTALVEPLSLDEAYLDVSGSSTCGGIATEIARTVRAQIREATSLTASAGIAPNKFLAKIASDWRKPDGQFVVPPARVEQFLTPLPVNRVPGVGKVMEGRLAALGIATVGDLRRLPLEQLEALFGTFGQRLYRRARGIDERPVEPDQPVQSISSEDTFAEDLRLGEFDELIAQLAARTWRATGRTERIGHTVVLKLKTAQFRILTRSFTPDAPPASEEELRDIALALCQRVQLPPDTRYRLVGVGLSGFRDREDTALQGDLFRDVVVD; encoded by the coding sequence ATGCGCAAGATCATCCACATCGACATGGACGCGTTCTACGCGTCGGTCGAGCAGCGGGACGATCCGGCGTTGCGGGGCAGGCCGGTGGTGGTGGCCTGGCGCGGGGCCCGCTCGGTGGTGTGCGCGGCGTCCTACGAGGCGCGCAGGTTCGGCGTGCGTTCGGCGATGCCGGCGGTGCGCGCCGAGCGGCTGTGCCCGGACGCGGTGTTCGTGCCGCCGGATTTCGCCCGCTACAAAGCCGTGTCGCGGCAGATCCGCGAGATCTTCCTGCAGCACACCGCGCTGGTCGAGCCGCTGTCGCTGGACGAGGCCTACCTGGACGTGTCTGGGTCGTCGACCTGTGGCGGCATCGCCACCGAGATCGCGCGCACCGTCCGCGCGCAGATCCGCGAGGCGACCTCGCTCACCGCCTCGGCCGGGATCGCGCCGAACAAGTTCCTGGCCAAGATCGCCTCGGACTGGCGCAAACCCGATGGCCAGTTCGTGGTGCCGCCGGCGCGGGTGGAGCAGTTCCTCACGCCGCTGCCGGTCAACCGCGTACCGGGCGTGGGCAAGGTCATGGAAGGGCGCCTGGCGGCGCTGGGCATCGCTACCGTCGGCGACCTGCGCCGGCTGCCGCTGGAGCAGCTTGAGGCGCTGTTCGGCACGTTCGGGCAACGTCTGTACCGGCGCGCACGCGGCATCGACGAGCGCCCGGTGGAGCCCGACCAGCCGGTGCAGTCGATCTCCTCGGAGGATACGTTCGCCGAGGACCTGCGGCTGGGCGAGTTCGACGAGCTGATCGCCCAGCTGGCGGCGCGGACGTGGCGCGCGACCGGACGCACCGAACGCATCGGCCATACCGTGGTGCTCAAGCTCAAGACCGCCCAGTTCCGGATCCTCACCCGCAGCTTCACGCCGGATGCGCCGCCGGCCTCGGAGGAGGAGCTGCGCGACATCGCGCTGGCGCTGTGCCAGCGCGTGCAGCTGCCGCCGGACACGCGCTACCGGCTGGTGGGCGTGGGCCTGTCCGGCTTCCGCGACCGCGAGGATACGGCGCTGCAGGGCGACCTGTTCCGCGATGTCGTCGTGGACTGA
- a CDS encoding oligopeptidase A: MANPLLDFSGLPRFDEIRPEHVTPAIDVLLAEAEAAVKAAETVAPVSWEAFVTPLDDATERLYRAWGQVAHLQAVADTPELREAYNANLPRISRFGSAMAQNPALYAQYKALAASPEAAAFDPARRKVLDNALRDFRLGGAELDEAGKARFAQIQQELSALSAKFSQNVLDATDAFALYVEDEAELSGLPADVRASTRAAAAREGREGWKLTLHMPCYLPVQTYADNRALREALYRAHAVRASEFGDAALDNGGNIDRILALRTELAALLGFDNYAAYSIATKMATGPAQVLDFLRDLAARARPHAQRDRAELEAFARDELGLGELQAWDLAYASEKLKQARYSYSEQEVKQYFTEPRVLAGLFAVIKRLYGLEVQLDRAPVWHEDVRFYRLVDADGALVGQFYMDLYAREGKRGGAWMDDCRNRRVTAAGVQTPLVYLVCNFGRGSDGNPATFSHDEVTTVFHEMGHGLHQLLTRIGELAVAGINGVEWDAVELPSQFMENFCWEWEQVQAMTAHVDSGAPLPRALFERMLAARNYQSGMFTVRQLEFGLFDMLLHSQYQPSQENVLQLLGRVRGEVAVNVPPEWNRFPHQFSHIFAGGYAAGYYSYKWAEVLSADAYAAFEEAPDQVAATGARFRDEVLSRGGSRSAAENFLAFRGREPRIDALLRHSGMAA, from the coding sequence ATTGCCAACCCCCTGCTCGACTTCTCCGGCCTGCCGCGATTCGACGAGATCCGCCCGGAGCACGTCACTCCAGCCATCGATGTCCTGCTGGCTGAAGCCGAAGCCGCGGTGAAGGCCGCCGAAACCGTCGCGCCGGTGAGCTGGGAGGCCTTCGTGACGCCGTTGGACGACGCCACCGAGCGGCTGTATCGCGCCTGGGGCCAGGTCGCCCACCTGCAGGCCGTGGCCGACACCCCGGAGCTGCGCGAGGCCTACAACGCCAACCTGCCCCGGATCAGCCGTTTCGGCAGCGCAATGGCGCAGAATCCGGCGTTGTACGCGCAGTACAAGGCATTGGCGGCGTCGCCGGAGGCCGCGGCGTTCGACCCGGCCCGGCGCAAGGTGCTGGACAATGCCCTGCGTGATTTCCGCCTGGGTGGCGCCGAGCTCGACGAGGCCGGCAAGGCGCGCTTCGCCCAGATCCAGCAGGAACTGTCGGCGCTGTCGGCGAAGTTCTCGCAGAACGTGCTCGACGCCACCGACGCATTCGCCCTGTATGTCGAGGACGAGGCCGAACTGTCCGGCCTGCCGGCCGATGTGCGTGCCAGCACCCGTGCTGCCGCCGCCCGGGAAGGGCGCGAAGGCTGGAAGCTGACCCTGCACATGCCCTGTTACCTGCCGGTGCAGACCTATGCAGACAACCGCGCGTTGCGCGAGGCGCTCTACCGCGCCCATGCGGTGCGCGCGTCCGAATTCGGCGACGCCGCGCTCGACAATGGCGGCAACATCGACCGCATCCTCGCGCTGCGCACCGAACTGGCCGCACTGTTGGGGTTCGACAATTACGCCGCGTATTCCATCGCCACCAAGATGGCGACGGGCCCGGCGCAGGTGCTGGACTTCCTGCGTGACCTGGCCGCGCGCGCACGGCCGCATGCGCAGCGCGATCGCGCCGAACTGGAAGCCTTCGCCCGCGATGAACTGGGGTTGGGCGAGCTGCAGGCGTGGGACCTGGCCTATGCCAGCGAGAAGCTCAAGCAGGCGCGCTACAGCTATTCCGAGCAGGAGGTGAAGCAGTATTTCACCGAACCGCGGGTGCTCGCCGGCCTGTTCGCGGTCATCAAGCGCCTGTACGGCCTGGAGGTCCAGCTGGACCGGGCGCCGGTCTGGCATGAGGATGTGCGCTTCTACCGCCTGGTCGACGCCGACGGCGCGCTGGTCGGCCAGTTCTACATGGACCTGTATGCCCGCGAAGGCAAGCGCGGCGGCGCGTGGATGGACGACTGCCGCAACCGCCGCGTCACCGCGGCCGGCGTGCAGACCCCGCTGGTCTATCTGGTCTGCAACTTCGGGCGTGGCAGCGATGGCAACCCGGCCACCTTCAGCCATGACGAGGTGACTACCGTGTTCCACGAGATGGGGCATGGCCTGCACCAGCTGCTCACCCGCATTGGCGAGCTGGCCGTGGCCGGCATCAATGGCGTGGAATGGGATGCGGTCGAACTGCCCAGCCAGTTCATGGAGAACTTCTGCTGGGAATGGGAGCAGGTGCAGGCGATGACCGCGCACGTCGACAGCGGTGCGCCGCTGCCGCGCGCGCTGTTCGAACGCATGCTGGCCGCCAGGAACTACCAGAGCGGCATGTTCACCGTGCGCCAGCTGGAGTTCGGGCTGTTCGACATGCTGCTGCACAGCCAGTACCAGCCTTCCCAGGAAAACGTACTGCAGCTGTTGGGGCGCGTACGCGGCGAGGTCGCAGTCAACGTCCCGCCGGAGTGGAACCGTTTCCCGCACCAGTTCAGCCACATTTTCGCGGGCGGCTATGCGGCCGGCTACTACAGCTACAAATGGGCCGAGGTGCTCAGCGCCGATGCCTACGCCGCGTTCGAGGAAGCGCCCGACCAGGTCGCCGCCACTGGCGCGCGCTTCCGCGACGAAGTGCTGTCGCGCGGCGGCAGCCGCAGTGCGGCCGAGAACTTCCTCGCGTTCCGCGGGCGCGAACCGCGGATCGATGCCCTGCTGCGGCACAGCGGCATGGCCGCTTGA
- a CDS encoding phosphoglycerate mutase, which translates to MILDLMRHASTGRQGHLDGRSDPPLLDGAVDALLQRHADGQWSRVIASPRRRALDTATALLAGRELFCEIHPDWAELDFGDWDGRHYDEIPAELLAGLYDAPHAVVPPNGESWQQFQQRIDAQLQRLLDEDEGDGPVLVVSHAGVLRLAVSRVCGIPLAALWAMRIDYGTRVRLRVERAQDGQVWGELLELCQP; encoded by the coding sequence GTGATCCTGGACCTGATGCGCCATGCCTCCACCGGCCGCCAGGGCCACCTGGACGGCCGCAGCGATCCGCCGCTGCTCGATGGCGCGGTGGACGCGCTGCTGCAGCGCCACGCCGACGGCCAGTGGAGCCGGGTGATCGCCTCGCCGCGGCGCCGTGCGCTGGATACCGCCACCGCGCTGCTCGCCGGCCGCGAACTGTTCTGCGAAATCCATCCGGACTGGGCCGAACTCGATTTCGGCGACTGGGACGGCCGCCATTACGATGAAATCCCCGCCGAACTGCTGGCCGGGCTGTACGACGCGCCGCATGCGGTGGTGCCGCCCAACGGCGAGAGCTGGCAACAGTTCCAGCAGCGCATCGATGCCCAGCTGCAGCGGCTGCTGGACGAGGACGAGGGCGACGGGCCGGTGCTGGTGGTCAGCCACGCCGGGGTGCTGCGGTTGGCGGTGTCGCGCGTGTGCGGCATTCCGCTGGCGGCCCTGTGGGCGATGCGCATCGACTACGGCACCCGCGTGCGCCTGCGCGTGGAGCGCGCGCAGGACGGGCAGGTGTGGGGTGAGCTGCTGGAGCTGTGCCAGCCGTGA
- a CDS encoding 3-hydroxyacyl-[acyl-carrier-protein] dehydratase FabA, which translates to MNRLNAFSREQLLASARGELFGPNKGRLPNDPMLMFDRITDIRDDGGPHGKGLVRAELDIRPDLWFFGCHFIGDPVMPGCLGLDAMWQLTGFFLTWLGAEGRGRALGCGEVKFTGQVLPSAKLVQYEIDISRVINRKLVMAQADARMLVDGREIYTAKDLRVGLFTSTESF; encoded by the coding sequence ATGAACCGTCTCAATGCGTTCTCGCGCGAACAGCTGCTGGCCAGTGCCCGCGGCGAGCTGTTCGGGCCCAACAAGGGCCGCCTCCCCAACGACCCGATGCTGATGTTCGACCGCATCACCGACATCCGCGACGACGGGGGTCCACATGGCAAGGGCCTGGTGCGCGCCGAGCTCGATATCCGCCCCGACCTGTGGTTCTTCGGCTGCCACTTCATCGGTGACCCGGTGATGCCGGGCTGCCTGGGCCTGGATGCGATGTGGCAGCTGACCGGCTTCTTCCTGACCTGGCTGGGCGCCGAGGGCCGCGGCCGCGCGCTGGGCTGCGGTGAGGTCAAGTTCACCGGCCAGGTGCTGCCCAGCGCCAAGCTGGTGCAGTACGAAATCGACATCTCGCGCGTGATCAACCGCAAGCTGGTCATGGCCCAGGCCGACGCCCGCATGCTGGTCGACGGGCGCGAGATCTATACCGCCAAGGACCTGCGCGTGGGCCTGTTCACTTCCACCGAGAGCTTCTGA
- a CDS encoding beta-ketoacyl-[acyl-carrier-protein] synthase I has protein sequence MRRVVITGMGINSCLGNDLDTVSSALREGRPGIVALPDHAEAGLRSQIGGRVDIDLDAQIDRKLKRFMSDAAAYSYIALRDAIADAGLDQALVSSVRTGLIAGSGGGSSQWQVEAADLLRNRGVRKVGPYMVPRTMCSTVSANLATAFSIKGLSYSLSAACATSAHCIGAAADLIRHGAQDIVFAGGGEDLHWSMSVMFDAMGALSTGFNDTPASASRPYDANRDGFVIAGGAGMLVLEDYDHAIARGAHIHAELIGYGVTSDGADMVAPSGEGAVRCMNMALAGIDRPIDYLNTHGTSTPLGDITELGAVREVFGEQVPPISSTKALSGHSLGAASVHEAIFCLLMMRDGFMAGSANIETLDARAEGFPILRQTQEAALETVMSNSFGFGGTNATLVFGRV, from the coding sequence ATGCGTCGTGTCGTCATCACCGGCATGGGGATCAACTCCTGCCTTGGCAACGATCTGGATACCGTTTCCAGCGCCCTGCGCGAAGGCCGTCCCGGCATCGTCGCCCTGCCCGACCATGCCGAAGCCGGCCTGCGCAGCCAGATCGGCGGCCGCGTCGACATCGACCTGGACGCGCAGATCGACCGCAAGCTCAAGCGCTTCATGAGCGACGCGGCGGCCTACAGCTACATCGCCCTGCGCGACGCCATCGCCGACGCCGGCTTGGACCAGGCCCTGGTCAGCAGCGTCCGTACCGGCCTGATCGCCGGCTCCGGCGGCGGCTCCAGCCAGTGGCAGGTGGAAGCCGCCGACCTGCTGCGCAACCGCGGCGTGCGCAAGGTCGGCCCGTACATGGTGCCGCGCACGATGTGCTCGACGGTCTCGGCCAACCTGGCCACCGCCTTCAGCATCAAGGGGCTGAGCTACTCACTGTCCGCTGCCTGCGCCACCTCGGCGCACTGCATCGGCGCGGCCGCCGACCTGATCCGCCACGGCGCCCAGGACATCGTGTTCGCCGGTGGCGGCGAGGACCTGCACTGGTCGATGAGCGTGATGTTCGATGCCATGGGCGCGCTGTCCACCGGCTTCAACGATACCCCGGCGTCGGCATCGCGCCCCTATGACGCCAACCGCGACGGCTTCGTCATCGCCGGCGGCGCCGGCATGCTGGTACTGGAAGACTACGACCACGCCATCGCGCGCGGCGCACACATCCATGCCGAGCTGATCGGCTACGGCGTGACGTCCGACGGCGCCGACATGGTCGCCCCGTCCGGCGAAGGCGCGGTGCGCTGCATGAACATGGCGCTGGCCGGCATCGACCGCCCGATCGATTACCTCAATACCCATGGCACCTCCACCCCGCTGGGCGACATCACCGAGCTGGGCGCGGTACGCGAGGTCTTCGGCGAGCAGGTGCCGCCGATCTCCTCGACCAAGGCGCTGTCCGGTCACTCGCTGGGCGCGGCCAGCGTGCACGAGGCGATCTTCTGCCTGCTGATGATGCGTGACGGCTTCATGGCCGGCTCTGCCAACATCGAGACGCTGGACGCGCGCGCCGAGGGCTTCCCGATCTTGCGTCAGACGCAGGAGGCGGCGCTGGAGACGGTGATGTCCAACAGCTTCGGCTTCGGCGGCACGAACGCAACGCTGGTATTCGGCCGGGTGTGA
- a CDS encoding phosphoglycolate phosphatase, with the protein MGIAALVFDLDGTLVDSAGDIAEAVNRSLEELSLPRVPEATVRSWIGEGVRRLVAIALAHAGSGHAADEVMPMFMRHYHDCLLRSPQLYDGVADALQLLQARGLPMAICTNKPSALVPPLLEHLGIAGYFAHIVGGDTLPQRKPAPEPVLHAARLLGHAPARCLMVGDSATDLEAANAAGMPIALVRYGYPRDLDLDAAGAVAVIDDLRELTARC; encoded by the coding sequence GTGGGCATCGCAGCGCTGGTATTCGATCTGGACGGCACGCTGGTGGACAGCGCCGGGGACATCGCCGAGGCAGTCAACCGTTCGCTGGAGGAGTTGTCGCTGCCGCGCGTGCCCGAGGCGACCGTCCGCAGCTGGATCGGCGAAGGCGTGCGCCGCCTGGTCGCCATCGCCCTGGCGCACGCCGGCAGCGGACATGCGGCGGACGAGGTGATGCCGATGTTCATGCGCCACTACCATGACTGCCTGCTGCGCAGCCCGCAGCTGTACGACGGCGTGGCCGACGCCCTGCAGCTCCTGCAGGCGCGTGGGCTGCCGATGGCGATCTGCACCAACAAGCCGTCGGCCCTGGTGCCGCCATTGCTGGAGCATCTGGGCATCGCCGGGTACTTCGCGCACATCGTCGGCGGCGACACCCTGCCGCAGCGCAAACCCGCGCCCGAGCCGGTGCTGCATGCGGCGCGGCTGCTGGGCCACGCGCCGGCACGGTGCCTGATGGTCGGCGACTCGGCCACCGACCTGGAGGCGGCCAACGCCGCGGGCATGCCGATCGCCCTGGTGCGCTACGGCTACCCGCGCGATCTGGATCTGGACGCGGCCGGTGCGGTCGCGGTGATCGACGACCTGCGGGAACTGACGGCACGCTGCTGA
- a CDS encoding TonB-dependent vitamin B12 receptor — protein MKLPYNTLSLALALALPGLASAEQAPTELDDVVVTATRTPVSIADSVVPVQVIDREQIDRSQAASLLDLLRGRAGLDFVNQGGAGKITSLFMRGSASSQVLVLVDGVRIGAASSGMPALQDLPIDQIERVEIVRGPRSSLYGSEAIGGVIQIFTRAAGQGLQQNLALTAGSHNLRQASAGFSNRGERGWVSAQGAWQKTDGINACNGSATLFQGCYVDEPDRDGYRNASLNVRGGYALSETLDVEGHMLDAASRNQYDGSIYSGNEADNQQRVYGGKLRWAPGDAFRLSAQIGRNDDQADSYYVQAGTRSFVSTFDTRRDTASVQGDFLFAEGQQLSVGGDWQKDQVTSTTAYSIDNRDNTGVFAEYQGRFGAHSLQASVRNDDNEQFGNHTTGSLGYGLALGHGLRLTASAGTGFKAPTFNDLYYPWSSNPALKPEESTSVNVGIAQYGEGWNWTFNAYESRIDQLIALDSTYTPYNIAKARIRGAELTGFASLAGFDINAQASFTDPRDHTRGAASHDNWLPRRARSSGRLDVDRGFGPLRVGVTASATGHRFDNAANSLRLAGYGTVDLRVEYALNEAWSLQARAANVFDRAYETVAWYNQPGREYQLTLRYRSR, from the coding sequence ATGAAATTGCCTTACAACACCCTTTCCCTCGCCCTTGCGCTCGCACTGCCGGGCCTTGCCAGTGCCGAACAGGCACCGACCGAGCTCGACGACGTGGTGGTCACCGCCACCCGCACGCCGGTCTCCATCGCCGACAGCGTCGTGCCGGTGCAGGTCATCGACCGCGAGCAGATCGATCGCAGCCAGGCCGCCTCGCTGCTGGACCTGCTGCGCGGCCGCGCCGGCCTGGACTTCGTCAACCAGGGCGGCGCCGGCAAGATCACTTCGCTGTTCATGCGTGGCAGCGCCTCCAGCCAGGTGCTGGTGCTGGTCGACGGCGTGCGCATCGGCGCCGCCTCCAGCGGCATGCCGGCGCTGCAGGACCTGCCCATCGACCAGATCGAGCGCGTGGAGATCGTGCGCGGGCCGCGTTCGAGCCTGTACGGCTCCGAGGCGATCGGCGGCGTCATCCAGATCTTCACCCGCGCCGCCGGCCAGGGCCTGCAGCAGAACCTGGCGCTGACCGCCGGCAGCCACAACCTGCGCCAGGCCAGCGCCGGCTTCAGCAACCGCGGCGAGCGCGGCTGGGTATCGGCGCAGGGCGCCTGGCAGAAGACCGACGGCATCAACGCGTGCAACGGCTCGGCCACGCTGTTCCAGGGCTGCTATGTCGACGAGCCCGACCGCGACGGTTACCGCAACGCCTCGCTCAACGTGCGCGGCGGCTATGCGCTGTCCGAGACCCTGGACGTGGAAGGCCACATGCTCGATGCCGCCAGCCGCAACCAGTACGACGGCAGCATCTACAGCGGCAACGAGGCCGACAACCAGCAACGGGTATACGGCGGCAAGCTGCGCTGGGCCCCGGGCGATGCATTCCGCCTGTCCGCGCAGATCGGACGCAACGACGACCAGGCCGACAGCTACTACGTCCAGGCCGGCACGCGCAGCTTCGTGTCCACCTTCGACACACGCCGCGACACCGCCAGCGTGCAGGGCGATTTCCTGTTCGCCGAAGGCCAGCAGCTGAGCGTCGGCGGCGACTGGCAGAAGGACCAGGTGACCAGCACCACCGCCTATTCGATCGACAACCGCGACAACACCGGCGTGTTCGCCGAATACCAGGGCCGCTTCGGCGCGCATTCGCTGCAGGCCAGCGTGCGCAACGACGACAACGAGCAGTTCGGCAACCACACCACCGGCAGCCTCGGCTACGGCCTGGCGCTCGGCCACGGCCTGCGCCTGACCGCCAGTGCCGGCACCGGCTTCAAGGCACCGACCTTCAACGACCTGTACTACCCGTGGTCGAGCAACCCGGCATTGAAGCCGGAGGAATCCACCAGCGTGAACGTCGGCATCGCGCAGTACGGCGAGGGCTGGAACTGGACCTTCAACGCTTACGAAAGCCGCATCGACCAGCTGATCGCGCTGGACAGCACCTACACGCCGTACAACATCGCCAAGGCGCGCATCCGCGGTGCCGAGCTGACCGGCTTCGCATCGCTGGCCGGGTTCGACATCAACGCCCAGGCCAGCTTCACCGATCCGCGCGACCACACCCGCGGTGCGGCCAGCCACGACAACTGGCTGCCGCGCCGTGCACGCAGCAGCGGCCGGCTCGACGTGGACCGTGGCTTCGGGCCGCTGCGCGTGGGCGTGACCGCCAGCGCCACCGGCCACCGCTTCGACAACGCCGCCAACAGCCTGCGCCTGGCCGGCTACGGCACCGTGGACCTGCGCGTGGAGTACGCCCTCAACGAGGCATGGAGCCTGCAGGCCCGGGCGGCCAACGTGTTCGATCGCGCGTACGAAACCGTGGCCTGGTACAACCAGCCTGGCCGCGAGTACCAGCTGACGCTGCGCTACCGCTCGCGCTGA
- a CDS encoding nicotinate-nucleotide--dimethylbenzimidazole phosphoribosyltransferase, translated as MTDAWFTRACPAPSQPQRQHAIARQRQLTKPEGALGRLETLAIELAALQGREQPQATRVPVLVFAGDHGIAAQGVSAYPAEVTVQMLRNFAAGGAAIAVLARELGVPLHVWDVGSLADAPVSGVTWDKPRRGTDDFSTGPAMAPADLDAAFAAGQRAVAAACAEGADLLLLGEMGIGNTTSASALAAVLGPLPLAELVGAGTGLDAARIAHKQAVTAQALALHGASIAAAADPGREALRRVGGLEIAALAAAMIAAAQRGVPVLVDGFIVSAAALAAVRINPSLRPWLLFSHRSAERGHARVLEKLQADPLLQLDLRLGEGSGAALALPLLRLACALHNGMATFAEAAVAGRSTAP; from the coding sequence GTGACAGACGCATGGTTCACCCGGGCCTGCCCGGCGCCCTCGCAGCCGCAACGGCAGCACGCCATCGCCCGCCAGCGGCAACTGACCAAACCCGAGGGGGCGCTGGGGCGCCTGGAAACCCTCGCCATCGAACTGGCCGCGCTGCAGGGGCGCGAGCAGCCGCAGGCCACGCGCGTGCCGGTGCTGGTGTTCGCCGGCGACCATGGCATCGCCGCGCAGGGCGTGTCGGCGTATCCGGCCGAAGTGACGGTGCAGATGCTGCGCAACTTCGCCGCCGGTGGCGCCGCCATTGCGGTGCTGGCGCGCGAACTGGGCGTGCCGCTGCATGTCTGGGACGTCGGCAGCCTGGCCGATGCGCCGGTCAGTGGCGTGACCTGGGACAAGCCGCGCCGCGGCACCGACGATTTCAGTACCGGCCCGGCGATGGCGCCGGCTGACCTCGACGCGGCGTTCGCCGCCGGCCAGCGCGCGGTGGCCGCCGCCTGCGCAGAGGGTGCCGACCTGCTGCTGCTGGGCGAGATGGGTATCGGCAACACCACCTCGGCCAGTGCGCTTGCGGCGGTGCTGGGGCCGTTGCCGCTGGCCGAACTGGTGGGCGCCGGCACCGGCCTGGATGCGGCGCGGATCGCCCACAAGCAGGCCGTGACCGCGCAGGCGTTGGCCCTGCATGGCGCGTCCATCGCCGCCGCCGCCGACCCGGGCCGCGAAGCCCTGCGCCGCGTCGGCGGGCTGGAGATCGCGGCGCTGGCCGCGGCCATGATCGCCGCCGCCCAGCGCGGCGTGCCGGTGCTGGTGGATGGCTTCATCGTCTCGGCCGCCGCGTTGGCGGCAGTGCGCATCAATCCCTCGCTGCGGCCGTGGCTGCTGTTCTCGCACCGCTCCGCCGAGCGCGGTCATGCGCGGGTACTGGAGAAACTGCAGGCCGACCCGCTGCTGCAGCTCGACCTGCGGCTGGGCGAGGGTTCCGGCGCGGCGCTGGCGCTGCCACTGCTGCGCCTGGCCTGCGCGCTGCACAACGGCATGGCCACGTTCGCCGAAGCCGCGGTTGCCGGGCGGAGCACCGCGCCGTGA